A stretch of Lathyrus oleraceus cultivar Zhongwan6 chromosome 6, CAAS_Psat_ZW6_1.0, whole genome shotgun sequence DNA encodes these proteins:
- the LOC127091199 gene encoding ABC transporter C family member 4 — MSSLYSTWVTSLSCSPSSGDGAVVYALPQWLRFVFLSPCPQRALLSAVDFLLLFTLLVFAIIKLYSRFTSNGSTNTEEINKPLISNTRGLRTRTRTTLWFNLTLIATIVLTVLYTVACILVFSSSGVESSWKQLDGLFWVVQVVTQLVLVILIIHVKRFEAAVHPLSLRVFWVANFVVVSLFAASGVTRLVSLEGSESFGFMVDDVVSFISLPVSLFLLIVGVKGSTGVVNSREETQSVVDNDEETKLYDHGLDKPSLTTGFASASQFSKTFWIWLNPLLSKGYASPLNIDEVPYLSPQHRAERMSVIFESKWPKSEERSKYPVRTTLLRCFWKDIIFTAFLAVIRLSVMFVGPVLIQDFVDFTAGKGSSVYEGYYLVLILLVAKFIEVLTTHHFNFNSQKLGMLIRCTLITSLYKKGLRLSCSARQDHGVGPIVNYMAVDTQQLSDMMLQLHAVWMMPFQVGIGLFLLYNCLGVSVITAFLCLLLVLVFIVVTTRQNKNYQFKAMISRDSRMKAVNEMLNYMRVIKFQAWEEHFNSRILSFRQSEFGWLSKFMYSICGNIIVLWSSPMLISTLTFGTALLLGVKLDAGTVFTTTTVFKILQEPIRTFPQSMISLSQALVSLGRLDRYMSSRELNDDSVERNVGCDGETAVDVQDGTFSWDDDGLEQDLKNIHLKVNKGELTAIVGTVGSGKSSLLASILGEMHRISGKVQVCGSTAYVAQTSWIQNGTIEENILFGLPLNRQKYNDVIRVCCLEKDLEMMEYGDQTEIGERGINLSGGQKQRIQLARAVYQDCDIYLLDDVFSAVDAHTGTEIFKECVRGALKGKTIVLVTHQVDFLHNVDCIVVMREGTIVQSGRYNNLLDSGLDFGILVAAHETSMELVEQGAAMPGENSNKPMISKSASINNRETNGESNSLDQPKSAKGSSKLVKEEERETGKVSFNIYKLYCTEAFGWVGIFAVFFLSLLWQASMMASDYWLAYETSVKRAEFFNPSLFISVYAIISLVSVLLIVLRSYSVTVFGLKTAQTFFNQILNSILHAPMSFYDTTPSGRILSRASTDQTNVDIFIPLFINFVVAMYITVVSIIIVTCQNSWPTAFLLIPLVWLNLWYRGYFLSTSRELTRLDSITKAPVIVHFSESISGVMTVRAFRKQKEFSLENIRRVNSNLRMDFHNFSANAWLGFRLELLGSLIFCMSALFMIILPSSIIKPENVGLSLSYGLSLNSVMFWAIYMSCFIENKMVSVERIKQFSNIPSEAAWNIKDRSPPPNWPGQGHVDIKDLQVRYRPNTPLVLKGITLSINGGEKVGVVGRTGSGKSTLIQVFFRLVEPSGGKIIIDGIDISALGLHDLRSRFGIIPQEPVLFEGTVRSNIDPTGQYTDDEIWKSLERCQLKDSVASKPEKLDSLVVDNGDNWSVGQRQLLCLGRVMLKQSRLLFMDEATASVDSQTDTVIQKIIREDFAARTIISIAHRIPTVMDCDRVLVVDAGRVKEFDTPTNLLQRQSLFAALVQEYANRSTGL, encoded by the exons ATGTCTTCTTTATATTCAACTTGGGTTACATCTCTGTCATGTTCACCTTCTTCAGGTGATGGTGCTGTAGTATATGCATTACCTCAATGGCTGAGATTTGTTTTTCTGTCACCGTGTCCTCAGAGAGCTCTTCTCTCAGCCGTTGATTTTTTGCTATTGTTTACTCTATTAGTCTTTGCCATCATAAAGCTTTATTCTAGGTTTACTTCCAATGGAAGTACCAACACAGAAGAAATCAACAAGCCTCTTATCAGTAACACAAGAGGTTTGAGAACGAGAACAAGAACAACTCTATGGTTCAACCTAACTCTAATTGCAACGATTGTTTTGACTGTGTTGTACACTGTTGCTTGCATTTTAGTGTTTAGCAGTTCCGGTGTTGAGTCCTCATGGAAACAACTTGATGGACTATTTTGGGTTGTTCAAGTAGTAACTCAATTAGTCCTTGTGATCTTGATCATCCATGTCAAAAGATTTGAAGCTGCTGTTCACCCTTTATCGCTTCGAGTTTTTTGGGTTGCAAATTTCGTTGTTGTTTCTTTGTTCGCTGCTTCTGGTGTTACGCGATTGGTTTCTTTGGAGGGGAGTGAGTCCTTTGGATTTATGGTAGATGATGTTGTGTCTTTCATTTCTCTACCTGTTTCGCTTTTTCTGCTTATTGTTGGTGTTAAAGGTTCCACTGGTGTTGTTAATTCAAGAGAAGAAACTCAAAGTGTTGTTGATAATGATGAAGAAACAAAACTATATGATCATGGTTTGGATAAACCAAGTCTTACTACTGGTTTTGCTTCGGCTTCTCAATTTTCGAAAACCTTTTGGATTTGGTTAAACCCTTTGTTGAGTAAAGGGTATGCTTCGCCGCTTAATATCGATGAAGTTCCGTATCTTTCTCCACAGCATAGAGCTGAGAGGATGTCTGTTATCTTTGAGTCAAAATGGCCGAAATCGGAAGAGAGGTCGAAGTATCCGGTTAGAACCACGTTGCTTCGGTGTTTCTGGAAAGACATAATCTTCACTGCCTTTCTTGCTGTTATTAGGCTATCTGTTATGTTTGTTGGACCGGTTTTAATTCAAGATTTTGTTGATTTCACTGCTGGAAAAGGTAGTTCCGTGTATGAAGGTTACTATCTAGTGCTGATTCTTCTTGTAGCCAAGTTTATTGAAGTTTTAACAACTCATCATTTCAACTTCAACTCTCAGAAACTTGGAATGCTTATAAGATGCACTCTCATTACTTCTTTATATAAAAAGGGGTTGAGGCTATCTTGTTCTGCAAGACAAGATCACGGTGTTGGTCCCATTGTGAATTACATGGCTGTTGATACACAGCAGCTATCTGATATGATGCTTCAGTTACATGCGGTTTGGATGATGCCGTTTCAAGTTGGTATTGGTTTGTTTTTGCTTTACAATTGTCTCGGTGTTTCGGTGATCACCGCGTTTCTTTGCCTTCTTCTTGTTCTCGTGTTTATCGTGGTGACAACTCGACAGAACAAAAACTACCAGTTTAAAGCTATGATAAGCCGCGATTCGAGAATGAAAGCTGTGAATGAGATGCTTAATTACATGCGTGTTATCAAGTTTCAGGCATGGGAAGAGCATTTCAACAGTAGAATCTTGAGTTTCCGTCAGTCGGAATTCGGGTGGCTTTCGAAGTTTATGTACTCGATTTGTGGCAATATCATTGTGTTGTGGAGCTCTCCTATGTTGATATCGACTCTCACTTTCGGTACCGCGCTTTTGCTTGGAGTTAAACTTGATGCAGGAACTGTTTTCACTACAACAACTGTGTTTAAGATCCTGCAGGAACCTATTAGGACTTTTCCTCAGTCAATGATATCTCTCTCACAAGCATTGGTATCACTTGGGAGGTTGGATAGGTACATGTCTAGCAGAGAACTGAATGATGATTCGGTTGAGAGAAATGTCGGCTGCGATGGAGAAACTGCCGTCGATGTTCAAGATGGTACCTTCAGTTGGGATGATGATGGCTTAGAACAGGACCTGAAAAATATTCATTTGAAGGTTAATAAAGGCGAACTCACAGCTATTGTCGGTACGGTAGGATCTGGAAAGTCTTCCCTGCTTGCATCAATTCTTGGCGAAATGCACAGAATTTCTGGAAAG GTTCAAGTTTGTGGGAGTACTGCTTATGTTGCGCAAACGTCTTGGATTCAAAACGGGACAATTGAAGAGAATATTCTCTTTGGTTTACCATTGAATAGACAGAAGTACAATGATGTTATCAGGGTTTGTTGTTTGGAGAAAGATTTAGAAATGATGGAATATGGAGATCAGACTGAGATTGGAGAGCGCGGCATCAACCTCAGCGGTGGTCAGAAGCAGCGTATACAGCTTGCAAGGGCTGTATACCAAGACTGTGACATATATCTTCTTGATGATGTCTTCAGCGCAGTTGATGCACATACCGGCACTGAAATATTTAAG GAATGTGTGAGGGGAGCTCTGAAAGGAAAGACCATAGTTCTTGTAACACACCAAGTAGACTTCTTACATAATGTGGATTGTATCGTG GTGATGAGGGAAGGAACAATAGTCCAATCAGGTCGGTACAATAACCTACTTGATTCTGGATTGGATTTCGGTATCCTGGTAGCAGCACACGAGACTTCTATGGAACTTGTAGAACAAGGCGCGGCCATGCCTGGTGAAAATTCGAATAAACCGATGATATCTAAGTCAGCGTCTATTAACAACAGAGAAACCAATGGTGAAAGTAATTCTCTTGACCAACCTAAATCTGCTAAGGGAAGTTCTAAACTTGtcaaagaagaagaaagagaaacCGGTAAAGTTAGCTTTAATATCTATAAACTCTACTGCACGGAGGCTTTTGGATGGGTGGGGATTTTCGCGGTATTCTTTCTTTCTTTGTTGTGGCAAGCATCTATGATGGCTAGTGATTATTGGTTGGCATATGAAACATCGGTTAAGCGTGCTGAATTTTTCAATCCGTCTTTGTTTATTTCCGTCTATGCAATTATCAGCTTAGTTTCAGTTCTTCTGATAGTTCTGAGATCCTACTCGGTTACAGTCTTTGGATTAAAGACAGCACAGACTTTCTTCAATCAAATTCTTAATAGCATCTTGCATGCTCCAATGTCTTTCTACGACACTACTCCATCAGGCCGAATTCTAAGCAGG GCATCCACTGATCAGACGAATGTCGATATCTTCATCCCTTTGTTCATCAATTTTGTGGTCGCCATGTATATTACGGTCGTCAGCATCATCATAGTCACATGCCAAAATTCATGGCCGACAGCTTTCTTGCTGATTCCTCTTGTTTGGTTGAACCTTTGGTACCGG GGTTATTTTCTTTCTACTTCTCGCGAGTTAACTAGGCTGGATTCAATTACAAAAGCACCTGTGATTGTTCATTTCTCCGAAAGCATATCCGGGGTAATGACGGTCCGCGCATTCCGTAAACAGAAGGAGTTTAGTTTAGAAAACATCAGACGAGTAAATTCTAACTTGCGAATGGATTTCCACAACTTCAGTGCCAATGCTTGGTTGGGTTTCCGCTTAGAATTGCTTGGAAGCTTGATTTTCTGCATGTCTGCTTTGTTCATGATTATATTACCTAGCAGTATAATAAAGCCAG AAAACGTTGGTTTATCTCTCTCCTATGGATTGTCGTTGAATTCGGTGATGTTCTGGGCCATATACATGAGTTGTTTCATTGAAAACAAAATGGTGTCTGTTGAGAGGATAAAACAGTTCTCAAATATTCCATCAGAAGCAGCGTGGAACATTAAGGATCGCTCGCCTCCTCCAAATTGGCCCGGTCAAGGCCATGTTGATATCAAAGACTTGCAG GTCAGATATCGTCCGAACACTCCTTTGGTTCTTAAAGGCATTACTTTAAGCATTAATGGAGGAGAAAAGGTTGGTGTTGTTGGTCGAACGGGGAGTGGAAAATCAACTTTAATTCAAGTTTTCTTCAGGCTGGTGGAACCCAGCGGAGGCAAAATAATCATCGATGGCATTGACATATCCGCCTTAGGACTTCATGATCTCAGATCTCGATTTGGTATCATCCCTCAGGAGCCTGTCCTTTTCGAAGGTACCGTTAGAAGTAACATTGATCCAACTGGACAGTATACAGATGATGAGATATGGAAG AGTTTGGAGCGCTGTCAACTGAAAGACTCGGTAGCTTCAAAGCCTGAGAAACTCGACTCATTAG TGGTTGACAACGGAGATAACTGGAGTGTGGGGCAGAGGCAGTTGCTTTGTTTAGGGAGAGTCATGCTTAAGCAAAGCAGGCTGTTATTCATGGACGAGGCTACAGCTTCTGTCGATTCTCAAACCGACACTGTAATTCAGAAGATCATCAGAGAGGACTTTGCAGCGCGTACCATCATCAGCATTGCTCATAGAATACCAACAGTGATGGACTGTGATCGAGTGTTAGTTGTAGATGCAG GGCGTGTGAAAGAATTCGACACACCTACGAACTTGCTCCAGAGGCAATCGTTGTTTGCAGCATTGGTTCAAGAGTATGCCAACCGCTCTACTGGACTATAA